In one Carassius carassius chromosome 12, fCarCar2.1, whole genome shotgun sequence genomic region, the following are encoded:
- the si:dkey-97a13.12 gene encoding jouberin isoform X2 produces the protein MKSLRCSPLFCRLKMVVAADYSADCDEELSVRAGEVVLLLYQENADWCYVRLQNGKEGYLPTACFTTKQESLRPSVTQASQSFTQTSAKDRIGCSGGRSLKLLRRASLSGVPGSPRLLQRLLSRRRSDGHAVRSIGSINPAFHPD, from the exons ATGAAGAGTTTGAGGTGTTCACCACTGTTCTGTCGCCTCAAG atggTTGTGGCAGCAGACTACAGCGCAGACTGTGATGAAGAGCTGAGTGTCCGTGCCGGTGAGGTTGTGTTGCTGCTGTATCAGGAGAATGCTGACTGGTGTTATGTCCGACTTCAGAACGGAAAGGAAGGATACCTGCCCACAGCCTGCTTCACTACG aagcagGAGTCATTGAGGCCCTCTGTGACTCAGGCATCGCAGAGCTTTACACAAACATCAGCTAAAGATCGAATTGGCTGCTCTGG AGGGCGTTCTCTGAAACTGCTGCGGCGAGCATCTCTGTCAGGAGTGCCAGGTTCACCTCGGTTGCTTCAGCGGCTGCTCTCTCGTCGACGTAGTGACGGACATGCTGTACGTTCGATCGGCTCCATCAATCCTGCATTTCATCCTGACTGA
- the LOC132154617 gene encoding corticoliberin-1, with the protein MKLHVLFAAVCLGVFVSLSGSAPGHTSMQLPVLMRSGAEYFIRLDNAAHSPRAADRGSPTRTEALQLQLTQRRLGGKLGTVGNEILNSLEKRERRSEDPPISLDLTFHLLREVLQMARDEQLAQRASNNRKIMNDLGK; encoded by the coding sequence ATGAAGCTGCACGTGCTATTCGCTGCTGTGTGTCTTGGTGTCTTCGTCTCGCTTTCTGGATCCGCCCCCGGACACACGAGCATGCAGTTGCCGGTTCTGATGCGCTCAGGAGCGGAGTACTTCATCAGGCTGGACAACGCCGCTCACAGTCCGCGCGCGGCCGACCGGGGATCACCGACACGCACCGAGGCGCTTCAGCTGCAGCTCACGCAGCGGCGGTTAGGAGGTAAGCTCGGTACTGTCGGTAACGAGATCCTGAACAGCCTCGAGAAGCGAGAGCGCCGGTCTGAGGATCCGCCAATTTCCCTGGATCTGACTTTTCACCTGTTGCGCGAGGTGTTGCAGATGGCGCGAGACGAACAACTGGCCCAGCGCGCGAGCAACAATCGCAAGATTATGAACGATTTAGGAAAATAA
- the si:dkey-97a13.12 gene encoding jouberin isoform X1: MSVRIRKYLKKGEDLAVAVILLAVCVLFDFVMQQIYTQSHEEFEVFTTVLSPQVCQKRVIFKHQGEMMVVAADYSADCDEELSVRAGEVVLLLYQENADWCYVRLQNGKEGYLPTACFTTKQESLRPSVTQASQSFTQTSAKDRIGCSGGRSLKLLRRASLSGVPGSPRLLQRLLSRRRSDGHAVRSIGSINPAFHPD; this comes from the exons ATGAGTGTGCGTATAAGAAAGTATTTAAAGAAGGGAGAAGATTTAGCAGTTGCAGTGATTCTTCTTgcagtttgtgttttgtttgacTTCGTCATGCAGCAAATCTACACACAGAGCCATGAAGAGTTTGAGGTGTTCACCACTGTTCTGTCGCCTCAAG TTTGTCAGAAGAGAGTGATATTCAAGCACCAAGGAGAAATG atggTTGTGGCAGCAGACTACAGCGCAGACTGTGATGAAGAGCTGAGTGTCCGTGCCGGTGAGGTTGTGTTGCTGCTGTATCAGGAGAATGCTGACTGGTGTTATGTCCGACTTCAGAACGGAAAGGAAGGATACCTGCCCACAGCCTGCTTCACTACG aagcagGAGTCATTGAGGCCCTCTGTGACTCAGGCATCGCAGAGCTTTACACAAACATCAGCTAAAGATCGAATTGGCTGCTCTGG AGGGCGTTCTCTGAAACTGCTGCGGCGAGCATCTCTGTCAGGAGTGCCAGGTTCACCTCGGTTGCTTCAGCGGCTGCTCTCTCGTCGACGTAGTGACGGACATGCTGTACGTTCGATCGGCTCCATCAATCCTGCATTTCATCCTGACTGA
- the adhfe1 gene encoding hydroxyacid-oxoacid transhydrogenase, mitochondrial, with the protein MAGGERVAHLMRQLASAACRCPAHSQAYSHTYNRVSTGEVHMCERKTDYAFEMACSNIRYGAGVTREIGMDLQNMGARNVCLMTDRTLSQLPPVGVVLDSLTKHGVKYKIYEDVRVEPTDKSFKAAIDFAKQGHFDVYVAVGGGSVIDTCKAANLYASHPAAEFLDFVNAPIGKGKPITASLKPLIAVPTTAGTGSETTGVAIFDFEDLKAKTGIANRALKPTLGMVDPLHTLHMPSRVAANSGFDVLCHALESFTALPYNLRSPCPSNPINRPAYQGSNPISDVWARHALKIVAKYLKRAVRDAGDVEARSSMHLASVFAGIGFGNAGVHLCHGMSYPIAGNVKTHRARGYNVEHPIVPHGLSVVLTSPAVFAFTADMCPERHLEAAQILGTDVSNIKKDDAGRVLADTLRSILYDLEVEDGLFAIGYSKEDIPSLVKGTIPQERVTKLSPRAHTEEDLTALFAASMKLY; encoded by the exons ATGGCAGGCGGTGAAAGAGTCGCTCATCTGATGCGTCAGCTCGCGAGCGCGGC GTGCAGATGCCCAGCTCATTCTCAAGCGTATTCCCACACTTATAACCGAG ttTCTACAGGTGAGGTTCATATGTGTGAACGGAAAACAGATTATGCATTTGAA ATGGCTTGTTCAAATATCAGATATGGAGCAGGAGTTACCAGAGAAATTGGCATG GATTTGCAGAACATGGGAGCACGTAACGTGTGTCTGATGACGGATAGGACCTTGTCTCAGCTGCCGCCGGTTGGAGTAGTGTTGGACTCATTGACAAAACATGGAGTCAAATATAAGATCTATGAGGATGTGCGAGTAGAACCAACAGACAAAAG cTTTAAAGCAGCGATTGATTTTGCCAAACAAGGACATTTTGATGTGTATGTTGCTGTGGGCGGGGGCTCTGTGATTGACACCTGTAAAGCAGCCAATCTCTATGCGTCTCATCCAGCAGCAGAATTTCTAGACTTTGTCAATGCACCAATTGGAAAAGGAAAACCCATCACAGCCTCACTGAAGCCACTCATCGCTG TTCCTACGACGGCTGGAACGGGGAGTGAAACTACAGGAGTGGCAATCTTTGACTTTGAGGACCTGAAGGCCAAAACTG GTATTGCAAATCGAGCCCTAAAGCCCACTTTGGGGATGGTGGATCCCCTACATACTCTGCACATGCCATCCAGAGTGGCAGCTAACAGTGGCTTTGATGTGCTCTg TCATGCATTAGAGTCATTCACTGCTTTGCCGTATAACCTAAGGAGTCCCTGCCCATCCAACCCCATCAATCGCCCAGCTTACCAGGGCAGCAATCCAATCAGTGATGTTTGGGCAAGACATGCTCTCAAGATCGTTGCCAAATACTTGAAGCG AGCGGTGCGTGATGCTGGAGACGTGGAGGCTCGCTCCAGCATGCACCTGGCCAGTGTGTTTGCTGGAATTGGCTTTGGCAATGCAGGAGTCCATTTATG TCATGGAATGTCATATCCCATTGCTGGGAATGTCAAAACTCACAGGGCTAGAGGCTACAATGTAGAACATCCTATAGTG CCTCATGGACTCTCTGTAGTTCTTACTTCCCCTGCTGTTTTTGCCTTCACTGCAGACATGTGTCCTGAGCGCCACCTGGAGGCTGCACAAATACTAG gTACTGATGTGAGTAACATTAAGAAAGATGATGCTGGCCGTGTGTTGGCTGACACTCTCAGATCGATTCTGTATGACCTGGAAGTGGAGGATGGCTTGTTTGCAATTGGCTACTCTAAAGAGGACATTCCATCTTTGGTGAAGGGCACCATCCCTCAG gagAGGGTAACTAAACTGTCTCCTCGAGCTCACACTGAAGAGGATCTGACTGCTCTGTTTGCAGCATCCATGAAGCTCTACTGA
- the LOC132155389 gene encoding E3 ubiquitin/ISG15 ligase TRIM25-like: MAESSVSLTLDEFSCSVCLDLLKDPVTIPCGHSYCMSCITNCWDQDDQKGVYSCPQCRQTFTPRPVLGKNTMLAEVVEKLKMTKLQAARSAQCYIGSGDVECDVCTGRKYKAIKFCLLCLESFNFERHEESCSGKRHKVPIQLEN; this comes from the coding sequence ATGGCAGAATCCAGTGTTTCTTTGACTCTGGATGAGTTCAGCTGTTCAGTCTGTCTGGATCTACTGAAGGATCCAGTGACTATAccctgtggacacagttactgtatgAGCTGTATTACAAACTGCTGGGATCAGGATGATCAGAAAGGAGTCTACAGCTGccctcagtgcagacagaccttcactcCAAGACCTGTTTTAGGTAAAAACACCATGCTGGCTGAAGTGGTGGAGAAACTCAAGATGACAAAACTCCAAGCTGCTCGTTCTGCTCAATGTTACATTGGATCTGGAGATGTGGAGTGTGACGTCTGTACTGGGAGAAAATATAAAGCCATCAAGTTCTGTTTGCTGTGTCTGGAATCTTTTAATTTTGAACGTCATGAAGAATCTTGCTCTGGAAAGCGACACAAAGTACCGATACAGTTGGAGAATTAA
- the LOC132154616 gene encoding E3 ubiquitin-protein ligase TRIM63-like: protein MESLERQLICPICLEIFTKPVVILPCQHNLCRKCANDIFQASNPYLPTRGGSTLGSGGRFRCPSCRHEVVLDRHGVYGLQRNLLVENIIDMYKQESSGSCKPEPELKNDTLMCEEHPDEKINIYCVTCSVPTCSMCKVFGSHQSCQVAPLKSVYETQKTELSDGVAVLVGNNDRIQGIISQLEESCGAVEENGRRQKSRVCEWFDRLYALLEERRGELTLKITAEQQEKLDYISGLQCNYREHLDNTAKLAETGIQMMEESEMAIFLQNAKPLLQKIAEGRNVSHLEKVERGYENMDHFTANFSPERRAILSIDFTKDGDENEVDDDQEELAGTVNPETQTSLVATPAPAQQRQTPVPTSPPTAADSSQMSSKLSQSVNINPAENTPFTPTPDTSHNSSTDTPVQVTAGPSQTSEDGTRHVFSFSWLNMPK, encoded by the exons ATGGAGAGTTTAGAGAGGCAGCTGATATGCCCTATTTGCCTTGAGATCTTCACCAAGCCGGTGGTGATACTACCGTGCCAGCACAACCTTTGTCGCAAATGTGCCAATGACATCTTTCAG gCCTCAAACCCCTACCTGCCTACACGAGGAGGTTCAACATTGGGCTCTGGTGGCCGGTTCCGCTGCCCGTCCTGTAGGCATGAAGTGGTTCTGGATAGGCATGGGGTGTATGGCCTGCAAAGGAACCTACTGGTGGAGAACATCATAGATATGTACAAACAGGAATCCAGCGG CAGCTGTAAGCCTGAGCCAGAACTGAAGAATGACACGTTGATGTGTGAGGAGCATCCGGATGAGAAGATTAATATATACTGTGTGACCTGCTCTGTTCCCACTTGTTCGATGTGTAAAGTCTTTGGGAGTCATCAGTCCTGTCAGGTTGCTCCACTCAAATCTGTCTATGAGACCCAGAAA ACTGAGTTGTCTGATGGTGTTGCTGTGTTGGTTGGCAACAATGACAGAATTCAGGGcatcatcagtcagctagaagaAAGCTGCGGAGCAGTGGAG gagAACGGTCGTAGGCAGAAGTCTCGTGTATGTGAGTGGTTTGATCGTCTGTATGCTCTTCTGGAAGAGCGCAGAGGAGAACTCACACTGAAGATCACCGCAGAACAGCAGGAGAAACTTGACTACATTAGTGGCCTACAGTGCAa TTACAGAGAGCACCTGGATAACACAGCCAAATTAGCGGAGACAGGAATTCAGATGATGGAGGAATCTGAGATGGCCATCTTCTTGCAG AATGCAAAGCCTCTACTACAAAA GATAGCAGAAGGGAGGAATGTGTCTCATTTAGAGAAGGTGGAACGGGGATATGAAAATATGGATCATTTCACTGCAAACTTCAGCCCTGAACGAAGAGCAATACTCAGCATAGACTTTACCAAAG ATGGTGATGAAAATGAAGTGGATGATGATCAGGAAGAATTAGCAGGTACTGTAAATCCGGAGACTCAGACATCTTTAGTGGCTACACCTGCCCCGGCCCAGCAGAGACAAACCCCTGTACCGACATCTCCACCAACGGCAGCTGACTCCTCCCAGATGTCATCAAAACTAAGCCAATCAGTGAACATCAACCCAGCAGAGAACACACCCTTTACGCCCACTCCAGACACAAGTCACAACTCTTCAACAGACACACCTGTTCAG GTAACTGCGGGTCCTAGCCAGACATCTGAGGATGGAACACgccatgttttttctttttcctggTTAAATATGCCAAAATAA